Proteins from a genomic interval of Sander vitreus isolate 19-12246 chromosome 6, sanVit1, whole genome shotgun sequence:
- the LOC144519399 gene encoding trypsin-1 → MRSLVFVLLIGAAFATEDDKIVGGYECTPYSQAHQVSLNSGYHFCGGSLVNENWVVSAAHCYQSRVEVRMGEHNIKVTEGKEQFISSSRVIRHPKYNSYNIDNDIMLIKLSKPATLNQYVKPVALPTSCAPAGTMCKVSGWGNTMSSTADGNKLQCLDIPILSKRDCDNSYPGMITESMFCAGYLEGGKDSCQGDSGGPVVCNGELQGVVSWGYGCAQKNNPGVYAKVCLFNDWLETTMATY, encoded by the exons ATGAGGTCTCTGGTCTTCGTTCTGCTCATCGGAGCTGCTT ttgcCACCGAGGATGACAAGATTGTTGGAGGGTATGAGTGCACGCCCTACTCCCAGGCCCATCAGGTGTCTCTGAACTCTGGCTACCACTTCTGTGGGGGCTCCCTGGTCAACGAGAACTGGGTTGTGTCTGCTGCTCACTGCTACCAGTC CCGTGTGGAGGTGCGTATGGGAGAGCACAACATCAAGGTCACCGAGGGAAAGGAGCAGTTCATCAGCTCCTCCCGCGTTATCCGCCACCCCAAATACAACTCCTACAACATCGACAATGACATCATGCTGATCAAGCTGAGCAAGCCCGCCACCCTCAACCAGTACGTGAAGCCTGTGGCTCTGCCCACCAGTTGTGCCCCCGCTGGCACCATGTGCAAAGTCTCTGGCTGGGGCAACACCATGAGCTCCA CTGCTGACGGTAACAAGCTGCAGTGCCTGGACATCCCCATTCTGTCTAAGAGAGACTGTGATAACTCCTACCCTGGCATGATCACTGAGTCCATGTTCTGCGCTGGATACCTGGAGGGAGGCAAGGACTCTTGCCAG ggtgACTCTGGTGGCCCCGTCGTGTGCAACGGTGAGCTGCAGGGTGTTGTGTCCTGGGGCTATGGATGTGCTCAGAAGAACAACCCCGGTGTCTACGCCAAG GTCTGCCTCTTCAACGATTGGCTGGAGACCACCATGGCCACCTATTAA